One part of the Glycine soja cultivar W05 chromosome 11, ASM419377v2, whole genome shotgun sequence genome encodes these proteins:
- the LOC114374989 gene encoding calcium-binding protein KRP1-like → MDLDYLLDFEDYFPSMISRMGAEGFIAELCNGFRLLMDVNKGLITFESLKLNCYLLGLDVRDDELACMLMEGDLDGDGALSQMEFCILMFRLSPCLMDDGPNKMCTPQGACGGGGDPMLMMNVM, encoded by the coding sequence ATGGACCTGGACTACCTCTTAGACTTCGAGGACTACTTCCCTTCCATGATTTCGCGCATGGGAGCAGAAGGGTTCATTGCTGAGCTCTGCAACGGGTTCCGCTTGCTCATGGACGTGAACAAGGGCCTCATCACATTCGAGAGCCTGAAGCTGAACTGCTACTTGCTCGGTCTCGACGTCAGGGACGACGAGCTCGCCTGCATGCTCATGGAGGGTGATTTGGACGGCGATGGTGCTCTAAGCCAAATGGAGTTCTGCATTCTCATGTTTAGGCTCAGCCCTTGCTTGATGGATGATGGACCTAACAAAATGTGCACTCCTCAGGGTgcttgtggtggtggtggtgatccTATGTTGATGATGAATGTAATGTAA